In Nicotiana tabacum cultivar K326 chromosome 2, ASM71507v2, whole genome shotgun sequence, the following proteins share a genomic window:
- the LOC107826151 gene encoding uncharacterized protein LOC107826151 — MEKRIQKLEKSTESEDVKDKLTQLSTDVRILRKAWGNSTEEGEELEDEDESEKDQEQDDPAEEVPDDHKRASAIAIYMHTMGQSISETDRDFPDIHEPSEIEIAPPLQITTENLTQHLRVEDDILESVSGAYQPN; from the coding sequence ATGGAGAAGAGGATACAAAAGCTTGAGAAGTCAACAGAGTCTGAGGATGTGAAAGATAAGCTTACACAGTTGTCTACTGATGTGAGGATACTTAGGAAGGCATGGGGTAATTCAACAGAGGAAGGTGAAGAGTTGGAAGATGAAGATGAGTCAGAGAAAGATCAAGAACAGGATGACCCAGCTGAAGAAGTCCCTGATGATCATAAGAGAGCAAGTGCAATTGCAATATACATGCACACAATGGGACAATCAATTTCAGAAACGGATAGAGACTTTCCAGATATACATGAGCCATCTGAGATTGAGATTGCTCCTCCACTTCAGATCACCACAGAGAATTTGACACAACATCTACGGGTTGAGGACGATATCTTGGAGTCAGTATCCGGGGCGTATCAACCAAATTAG